A window from Theobroma cacao cultivar B97-61/B2 chromosome 3, Criollo_cocoa_genome_V2, whole genome shotgun sequence encodes these proteins:
- the LOC18606215 gene encoding pentatricopeptide repeat-containing protein At5g47360, producing the protein MPILSLSRFISISISSKPNKIFTFLFSTASSADKFFTHLQKKQSNIEKTLALVNSKLDSNCVCEVLERCSFDKSQMGLRFFIWAGLQSNYRHSSYMYSKACEFLKIKQNPFLVLDVIEAYKVEKCLVNVKMFKVVLNLCREARITDEALLVLRKMPEFNLRPDTTTYNMVIRLICEKGDMDMADKLMKEMGLIDLYPDMITYLAMIKGFCSAGRLEDACGLFQVMREHGCFPNAVVYSALLEGICRYGSVEKALELLGEMEKEGDGCSPNVITYTSVIQSFCEKGQTTKALRVLDRMGTCGCAPNRVTVSTLIKRLCAEGHVEEAYKLIDKVVPGGGVSDGDCYSSLVVSLIRIKRLDEAEKLFRKMLATGAKPDSIACSIMIREICQEGRVLDGFYLYEEIERMRYLSSIDADIYSILLVGLCRQSHSVEAAKLARSMLEKRIRLKAPYVDKIIEHLKNCGDKQLVTELGRIGRILFRMILV; encoded by the coding sequence ATGCCgattctttcactctcccgCTTCATTTCAATCTCAATTTCCTCAAAACCAAACAAGATTTTCACTTTTCTATTTAGCACAGCCTCTTCTGCAGACAAATTCTTCACTCATTTACAgaaaaaacagagcaacaTAGAGAAGACCCTAGCTTTAGTCAATTCTAAACTGGACTCGAATTGTGTCTGTGAAGTGCTAGAAAGATGCTCCTTTGATAAATCTCAAATGGGTCTGAGGTTTTTTATATGGGCAGGTCTTCAATCAAATTATAGACATAGCTCTTATATGTATAgcaaagcttgtgaatttttgaaaattaagcaAAACCCGTTTCTTGTTTTGGATGTTATTGAAGCTTACAAGGTGGAAAAGTGCTTGGTTAACGTTAAAATGTTTAAGGTTgttttgaatttgtgtagagaAGCTAGGATTACTGATGAGGCTTTGTTGGTATTGAGGAAAATGCCTGAATTTAATTTACGACCTGATACCACTACTTATAATATGGTTATTAGGTTGATTTGTGAGAAAGGGGATATGGATATGGCTGATAAATTGATGAAAGAGATGGGCTTGATTGATCTTTATCCTGATATGATCACGTATTTGGCTATGATCAAGGGGTTTTGCAGTGCTGGTAGATTAGAGGATGCTTGTGGGTTGTTTCAGGTTATGAGGGAGCATGGGTGTTTTCCAAATGCGGTGGTGTATTCTGCTCTTCTCGAGGGGATTTGTAGATATGGGAGTGTGGAAAAGGCATTGGAATTGTTGGGGGAGATGGAGAAAGAAGGTGACGGTTGTAGTCCAAATGTTATCACATATACATCTGTGATTCAAAGTTTTTGTGAGAAGGGTCAGACAACAAAGGCATTGAGGGTTTTGGATAGAATGGGAACTTGTGGGTGTGCTCCTAATCGTGTAACAGTTAGTACTTTGATCAAGAGGCTCTGTGCCGAGGGACATGTTGAAGAAGCTTATAAGTTGATTGATAAAGTTGTTCCTGGGGGTGGCGTTTCGGATGGTGATTGCTATAGTTCTCTTGTGGTGTCTTTGATAAGGATTAAAAGACTTGATGAGGCAGAGAAGCTCTTTAGGAAGATGTTAGCAACTGGGGCTAAACCTGATAGCATTGCATGTAGTATCATGATTAGGGAGATCTGTCAAGAGGGACGGGTGCTTGATGGTTTTTACTTATATGAAGAAATTGAGCGGATGCGATACTTGTCTTCCATTGACGCTGATATCTATTCTATTCTTTTGGTTGGCCTTTGTCGGCAAAGCCATTCGGTTGAAGCTGCAAAGCTTGCTAGGTCGATGCTTGAAAAAAGAATTCGCTTGAAAGCTCCTTATGTTGACAAAATTATTGAACATCTGAAAAACTGTGGAGATAAGCAGCTAGTTACTGAGCTTGGTAGGATAGGAAG